In Oryza sativa Japonica Group chromosome 1, ASM3414082v1, the genomic stretch GAGAAAGAGACCTTGAGCTGTAcagagaaaagagaggaagaaagggagttggaggaagaagaagagagtccAAATTGAAACCTTGTTAAAACATacctggtccaaagtgaaaagttTAATTTTTCACTGGTCCAAGTTGCAACACAGGTAAGAAAAAGTAGCCCaagatgcaatttactcttttttttaacgacggtgcgaagttctattgatagagcaggaaaaataacaaaattacAACCCTATAAAaatcgtaaccaggaaaaacgAAAATTATACCACCACCGATACACCGACAGCACCAACACACAGATCCAAGAGAAAGatagcaccggaccggccgctGCTAAACGTGACCGACCACCGCTAAACGTGACCGACCGCTGCTAGGCCAACAACAGAACACAGCCGAGATCGCCCAAAAACCCTACCCATACAACCAACACAAAGCCCAATTCTATCCAAGTCTTCAGGATttagagagagagggtgagagagaagatgtAACACCTCTCCCCCTAGGCCCTCCGATGTGACCAACTTATAGAAACTAGGACGCCGCCACGAGAAGATGAGAATTTAGAGTGTGCTTGCACCAATTGCTCGGGAGGTTTCGGCAAGGAGATGCCTAGACAACGTCTCCAAAAGGAGAGAAGCGACAGAACACCGCCGCCACTGTTCTTTAAGGTCTCAAAGAGAGCCGAGACTGAGCTTTCGTTTGGCACCCACCCTTGAGGGGCGAGGCCGTTAGGTGTATGTTGTGCCATTCAATGGGAAACATATTGCACGCTCCACATGCTCGCGTGCAAATTAACCGCCGGTGCTCATGGGTAAGGGATACCACACAGTACACCGTGATTGTTTTGCCGGTTCATCCAGGAGATGTAGTGCTGCAGCCTTGATCAGGTGTGGCGTATCCATGAAAACAGCCAGCGGATGCCAAGCGCAGGCACTGTCCTACACGGCGTATCTGAATGTTTCATCGGTTCCTGATGCCTCCGAAGCCTAACTAGCTTGATGGACATTGTCTTTAGTTTTCATGGAAGTGCCAAGCTAGCCATGCATAATGCACAGTGCATGACAAGCAAAATAAATAGCGTATAGCAGGTTTCAGTGCCGGAGACAACGTGGGGGCTGGGGGTCGACCCCCCTACCTAGCTCCTAATGTACCATTAAAGTCCCTATAATACCCCCCTAAAATTCTAATCCATATATTTATACTTTGTATTAGAAATATAGCCAATTTATATGAGACATGTTTCAATTTTTATTGGCCACTTTGGTTTAGCCCCGCTATAATTTTATTCTGGCTCCACCACTGGCGGGTTTGTAGCGGATTAGTGTCTGGATAGCAGATTACGTATAGCGGGCGCTATTGCAGATGCTAAGTTTTAATAGTGGAATTAAGAAAAATAACCATAAATTTAGATTGCATATCAATCTTAGCATCAAGTttcacttaaaatttaaaattagacTGCATGTTTAATTACTTCTACATTTCATaacataaaaattataaaataacatataaatatataagataaaGAAGACAAACAATGCTAAATTATTCTATCCATACGtgaaaacgcaccgtttaagcATTATAGCGATCTAACAAAGTCAACAGTGGGTTGTTATAGCGGTCGTGAAGCGCTATATCAGGCTGCTATAGCGGTCGTGGAGCGCTATAGCGGCTGCTAAGTTCCAATATGCTATATGCAGTCTGCTACCTTGTAGCGGTAGCGGTAGAGGTCGCTATTGCGGGCGCTACTAACACTATTTATTACCTTGATGGCAAGGCCTCACTGTTTGTTTTTGCACCGTCACAAATATATCCAACATCCATCGTGATTTATGTTTTGATGTATTTCTCTCTGCATGCCTACATGTGCACTAGTGATTGATATGCTTGTGAGCTAGCAAAGTAGTTGAGCTGGCTGGGAGGAGTTCAATTTAATTGACGGCGAGTCTCTTAGCTATGTCGGTAATAAATTTTCAAAAGAGTGAAGAAAATGTATGTACTAAAATCTAGTAAATTCATGTATGAGGCTTGTCCGATCCTTCTCTTTTGGACAGAAATTGAAAGAGAGATGAGATTATCAAATTTTACCAGTCAACTTTATTATTTTGTACGTAACAAGTAGGACTACATGCATAAATATCAATAGCAGAGCTCGTATAACACCTACAGGCGTCCTCATGAGTCATGAGCATTATTCAGCCTCATGTGTTGTTCGCTAATGGATCACTTTTATCATACCAATCTCTCCACCGTCATGGCATTTTCTATTTCCTTATTGTGATTAATCAATGCTTGCAGTTACACACATGAACACATAACACACTCACAATAATTATAGGACCTCTAGGAGGTTGGGGGATATGACTCCAACCACTGGGTGCCGCTGCCTCCATCCCCCAACCTCGTATCCATCCTCAACAAGGTCGGGGGATGTGGATCCAGCCTCCGAGCTCCGTCTCCTCCAACTTCGTGCgccaggcgccgccgcctctatcCCCTGACTGTTTGGCAGGCAACCTCGACACGAGAGGGTACAAAGATTATAGGCAAAAGCCCCAGCCACTACTACATATGATAGATTTTTCTAGACGTCATCCCATTTTGTTTCCATGCGGTTCGTAAGTGGAACCGCACGGGAAAATAGGGGGACCAGCGCCGGGCTGTCGCCCAcacgggaaaatcgattttctcgTGCGGTCCTCCTAAACTGACCGCACCGAAAATGAGCCAATTTTTCCGTGCGGAcctatttctctcttttccctttcacccacttcaaaattttcccTCACCCCTCCCCTCTTATatattttcctctctctctctctcacgcctctcctctcctctcctttcggcaggcgacggcggcgcgcggcgacagcggcggcgcggcagcggtcgGCATCGACGCACGGTGGCCTCAGCTCCACATGGCAGCAGTGGAGGCGCGGGATCCGGCGGGCAGCGGCTGTCCCCGCACagatccggcggccggccggcctcccCCACACAGGATccgctctcctcccctctccttccatCCCTCCCCacatccggcggaggggaggggcgtcggTTGCGGTGCGGCCGGAGGGGAGCGCGGATCCggcaggcggcgacgcggagTCCGGCGGGAGGCGGGTGGCACGGAGGCCGCCGACAACGacaacaaggaggaggaggcggtgccgccgccgattctaggtattttatttttttttcggtttttagTTTTCCCGTGCGGGCGACATAAGCGCCCTTACGCGGAAATCGGATTTTCGCGTGTGGGTGCGCcacccgcacacgaaaatcgCGATTTTCCCAGACCCTGGGTGCGTGCGGACCGcccacccgcacgcaaaaatcatTTTAGCCGCACACAAAAATCGGTATTGTAGTAGTGAGCCCTTCGAGCCAGCAACGACGATGCCTACTGGCGTCGCATTACCCTTGGGGTGTTGTTTGCATGAATTTTCTTACCCTCTCCGATAGAATTCTTCAGGTGAAAACCACATCCTGGGGCTTCTCCGGGTGAGCGGCGGCAGTACTCGGTGTCGCATACTTCTTGGAGGCATCGTTTAGAAGTTCCTTTCCCTTGGAATGTTGTAgtctgcttgttcttcagtGGAGGTTTGAGCGTAGATATGTGGTgtggctatttttttttctcttttcctgaCTATAGTCTTTCAGTGCTGTAGACTTATAATTTTTACATGCTCTATCAATACGAAACATCGCACTGTCTTATCTTCTGTGTGTTGTTTATCTGCTTTGCCCGAGAATTTCGGGCTGCACTGCCTAGCCAAGCCCACCACGGCCTCTGTCTCCGGTTCGGTTGGTTACACCACACCGGCCGACGGCGAAGTCGCCACTGCCAGCCGGCAGAATACCGGTGGTTCAAAATACGGGGAAATGGGGAATGGACAGCTGCTCAAACACTGTCATGATCCGCAGGTGTTGGCTGGCGCCGCACAGCCAGCCCCAAGGCTCACCAGTTACTGGACACTGATGAACACTATCATAATGATCGATGATCAAGTATTTTGTCAGGAAAATACtagttttagataatggaatataatatcccggcctttgctcaaaaagaactacagccaattattacaaagatcCACTCCAGAAGAGAGTGTAGTTCAAGACAAGTTGAACACACCaaacaagagaagagaggacCCAAACtgagaaaagcaaaacaaaatgtGGAGCTAGAAGGCCTCGTCAAGGCCTAGGACTGAAGTTCGAAGCCAATGTATAGACCAATGACAATATCCTTGCACGAAGAGGTTTCTCCAAAGCAGTGCCCCCAAGGAGGATGCGACGtggatcgccgccaccgctcgttcGGAACCGaagcaaggttttcacccggagAATATGGTAGGGAAAGGAAAGGGGTATGCTGAAACAACGCCTCCAAGGAGGGGAACGCCGCCAAACGGCGTCGCCGTTGTCAGCCAGCCAAATGGCTCGGCAAGGCTTGCGCCTGCGATTCCCTGTCCAAACCCACACCACCAATCCGCACAAAAAGGATCATCGTCGGTCAACAACATTGTCCCTTCAGCGATTCGGCCAAGGCCACCGCCCACAGTTGTtcccgccgtcgacggcgcgcCCGCACCCGGACTCCTCCTTCCCCACCGCCAGACCCCTTCCCCGCCTCCACATACCGCCGCTGACGACGACACACCGTCAGCCAGATGATGGCCTTCAACCATCGCCGCCATAGGTACCATCGTCGACAGCCTCCACCGCCACTGCCACAGCCACCACCGTCGCTAGCCGCCACTgtcagccaccgccaccgccacggacACCCCCGTCCAGCCACCACCGtccagccgccaccgtcgctaGCCAGCGCCGCCAGACGCCAGCCGTCCAGATCCGGCCGAGGTGGCGCGGATCGGAGGTGCAGCGCGAAGCGCAGGTCGCCGGCATCATGGAGGAAGGCATCACGGGCACGGCGTTCACAGCCGGAGCATTAACGAGGGCGCCGTGCCTCCCTCGTGGCGGCGAGGTTCTTGACGAGGGCCGGCATCGCGGCACGCACCGCAGTCGTCGCCAACTTCGTCGCCGCCACATCCACCACCATCGTCGCCGCTACCATCCCCCTGCCGGGTCcgcggagcggcgccggcgacaaccGAGCCCGTCGCCGGTCACCCCGGCCAAGCGGGGAGACCAGATCTGGGGACGGATCTGGTCTCCCCGTCGTCCGTCGCTGGAGCCGTGGAGAGCCGACACCGTGGCGTCCCACCGCCGCGCCCAACTCCGCGCCGTCACCGCGTCGTCCCCGTCGCCACGACCTCGCCgtcccgccgccatcgtcgccacgCCCGCGCCGGAGCGAGGTGGAGCCGAGGAGGATGGCCCTGCCACCGCCATCCCAACGCGTCGCCCGGCtttgccggcgacgagctccggcggcggcgaagcacggaggaaggaggaggaggaggggcggcggcggcggctagggtttcgcccccTAGGGTGGCACCTTCTTTTACTAGTTAGGTTTGTTTCTTCAGGAAAATACTAGTAACATTTCCAAACTGTCAGTTGATCATTCTCCAACCGTAAATATATGATCCGAACCAATAAGATCATCACTGTTTAATTGGACGATAAATAGATACTAACAGACTTGCTGAGGCCGCTCATCGGACTGTCTGCAATGTATACGCGTGATGCATGAAAACAAAACGGTAGTATTCGCAGTACGCCTCCCTCGTGCTCGGACACATACCCTACCAGGGTCCGAGGCTAAGGAAGAATTAATAGCACATGTACGGTTCACCGTGACTTCCTACTGACCCGTCGAGACTAGGTAGACAGATTTTGTGATCATTGATGGCCGTGCATCTGCTCGAACTGCGGCGACGACATTGTTGTAGGCTAGTCTATCCCCAATGGTGTATTCACGCGCATCATCGATCCCCGGTGTCTCCAAAGCCTAACCAAGCTAGCTAGATGGGAAGTGCCTTGTGGCTGACCTCGCTGCTTATCTGCATCTCTAATGTCCATCTCGATCAATCGTACGTTGATATCTCTATATATCTACAAGTGTAATGTATTTTTGAGCTAGCAGTAGGTAGTTCAGCTAAAttaaatttgatcaactacATACCTCTCTTTGGTCTTGAATTTTCTGAAGAGTGGTAGACAAcaataacaatatatatatatatagtatgagATAAATTGCATGATGCATAAGGCTTTTGCTTGTCAGACCCTTTTCTTCTGagcaaaaattaaaagagaattAGGGATTAGTAATTAATAGGAGTACTATTTTATCAGTCCAGTTGATTATTTTGCATTTAAGTACAAGTACATTGCAAAGTTGCTTGCATGTGACAACCATCCAATGTACGTGCTATAGATAGCCAAATGGGCCACCCGGCACGGCTCAATCCAGGCACGACTCAGACCTGGCCCGAGATTAGTCGAGATCCCACACCTCCATCAATCAATAGAAGTCACATGAGTTAATATTTTCCATCCAGATATGCACCGAGTCTCTTCCAAAACAAAATATGAATTCAGTCAATAGGATCATCTTAGTTTGCACCGACGACATGCACAAACAGCTATCAATAGGATCGTCTTAGTTTACGACGCAAACGGCAGGTGTGGCACCTGGCGATGGCCGGTAGGCAGTGTTTTCAATTTCAAAATAGGGTTTCCTGCCGGGGGTTCCACAATTTCAGTATTTTTGACcaaaattaattatttgaaaatttgattaatttttgaatgaatttgaccaaattcacaaaaaaaatacagaaaacCAAAAAATTTGTGCGAGATAGGTGCCTGTCGGTGGAGGCGAAATTTCGTTCTGAAATTTCAATCCCTGGTAGTGGCAGGAGCAGTTTGGTCATGTGACGTTTTGGGAGTTGGTACGATAGAGGCTAGCCGGCGGTAGCGCTAGTGTGTGGAGTATGCGGGCTAGCGGAGGTCATTTTGGTGGCGGGCAATGTGTTGCAACAGCAAGGGGAGGAGGGATGCGATAGTTGAAAGCCTAGCCTATGACTGGGAATGGCAATGTCTTTGGGCGTCGTTATTCCTCTTGGGGTTGGGGGCATTGTCAAAGacacctccgccacctccttccTTAGCGAAATCTCTCCTGGGTGAAAACCAAGGCTAGGTGTTTGGACCGATGATGCCGGCTCACAGCATCATGACCTTCCTGGGAGCATCATTCTAAGGAGATCTCATTCCTGCCTTGTCTCCTCTAAACATTTGGTCTTCGAAAGCACTCTTGGAAGTCGTCATGATGTTATTATGTTAGCTCGAGGGACGAGTGGATCTTCTTCTCTCTTGACCTCTCCCTCGACAATCCCTTCTTCGCGAGGATGACTAAGAGTCTATTAGTGGCATTCTGTTGGTGTTGTTATAGGCCATGTGTCTCCTATCGAGACGGACGATAGCAGGTTTGGTGCTTGCTCTTTCCTCGTGGGTGTGTGTTAGGACTTAGGAGCTGCCGGTTTGTGGTGGTAtctttttattctttttcctgATCACAGTTTTCCAGGTTtgtgtttctctttttttttttgctatatcAAATATAAAATCTCACACTGTCTCGTGcggttcgttaaaaaaaaacgaaaacatAGAAATTCATTTATAACTATGTACaggtatgacaaaaaaaatacattttgaaGAATGTATCTCTGCTACCAACATTGACAACTTTCACATGTACATCACACAAAACTGTAGACCGTCTTGATATATATTcctatgatattttttttaaaaaaaaaaaagaagcttagCTTATCTTCCACTTAGATAGGACCGAGATGAACCTGATACTGAATGAGCCGAACGTGCGGACAGCAACCGAGACTGTTCGCCTTGTTTGATATCCTCAAAGGCCTCGACATCCAAAAATGGAGGATCACTCAAGATAATCTCCACATCATGCCTGTGGCTTCTCAGCAACTCCACAACCTTCGTCATTGTAGGCCTGTCGCCAGCGTTTGCTTGGGTGCATGACAGCCCAATCTGCACGACATGCATGACCTCATCCCTGATGGTATCCTCGTAGATGCTGCGGTCAGCGATCATTTCTACTGCTTTGTTCTTGTAGTGGTTCCATACCTTGAATGTAAAGAAGATATTCACATTAAACATATTGCAAGATGGAATTGCTTAGGACCGActgaaattaaaaagataaaaatgaacttaacagtgtcacctttttttttgggataaagTCAAGTAAATACGGtggtttgaactttgaacaAGCATCACTATGCTTTGTAACTTGCCTTTATTCAATGCTTTTGCTCATCCATCATCATGTTGTTATACAAGTCAAATAAGCaacttttgaagaaaaaaattgatgtaaCTGTTTACTTATATCTGTAGAATAACCATAACCATATAAAAGGAGGAATGACGCTCAATGGAACTTATCCATTTGCTATTTTCATCTATTATTTTCCCCAAGCTAAAGTAATAGGGCAGAACTCCATATCAGGTCAGCATTAGTGATTGCTGTACTTCTAGAGTTCTAGTGTTAACTGAAGTATTATATCACTACATTGCACCTAGAATTCTTAACCGTCTTGTTCTTCTAGTGCAGTTGACccctctttttttaagaaatgatTATGGTTATGGATTTAGCTGCCTTTtccatttcacaaaattttattCAGGAGTTGAAAAACTGCGTTTAATGATAGGTATATTTCTATATTGATTCATTCCGTTATTAGCACTTCGACCTTGATAGCCATATTAAACCCAAAAGGGGTAACGCTGAATATCGATACAATCATGCTTCTCAAAGCAGAATAGGAAGTCAAAACAAGTTTAAGAATGAGATCAGTAAGGTAAGAAAGAGAGCAGTACCTTTGTTAACAAGAAGTGACCTCCATGTGAACCAATTGAGCCGCTACATCTTTGTCCTGTTACAAGCTCAAGAACCAGAATACCATAGCTGTAGACATCAGCCTTCTCTGTAAGATGGCCATGTGCCAAATATTCAGGAGCCATGTATCCTCTGAAACAAGCCAACAACGTTCTTGAGTGAGCTTAATAATTATTGAGGAAGAACACTGCAAGAATATGAAAAGTTAGTCTTACAGTGTTCCAGCAACACCCGTGGTGAGATGAGTTCTATCCTCTCCAAAAGCTCTTGCAAGGCCAAAATCTGTTATCTTGGGCTTAAACTTATCATCCAATAAAATATTACTGGCTTTGATATCTCTGTGGATAATCCTTGTTTCTGACTCCTCATGGAGGTAAGAAAGTCCCTCCGCTATGCCTTGAATGATATCAACCCTCAAATTCCAGGTTAAATTTCTGCTACGACTTGCATCTGAGAGGACACATAAATAGTTATTATAATTTACAAAATATCAATTTGAACTTTAAGTGAAAGAAGTTTTTTTACCAAGTAACTTATGTATCAGAATTTGCACAAGATAGTCAAAATAAATGGATAGGTTGGTATAGTTAAACAGATGACTGAATAATGAAGACCCAGACATCTCAATAGACCAATCATAAAGGACAAAAGCAAGTATTTTTTACattcacaaaaataaaaagggaaGCACCGAATATACGAAACAGCATCGAGCAGGAGACTTACCAAACAAGAAGAGATCGAGGCTCTTGTTGAAGTAGTATTCATAAACAAGCAGGCTCTCTGGACCATTCACGCTGCAACCAAGCAGCTTAACTAGATTCTTATGACGAACTTGACTTATGAGTTCAACTTCGTTGAAAAATTGATCAACCCACTCCCTTGTATTTAGGAATAGCCTCTTCACAGCAACTTGTTTTCCATCCAAAAGAATAGCCTACAGAGCAGGTTATATTCTTGGTATCAGTATATGGAACACCAAAACTCAGTTTAATTTCTCTCCAATTCTGAGGGGGAAAATTAAGCGAATTTTTAGTAGTACTTGACTGTACCTTGAACACAGCTCCATAGCTCCCTTGACCAAGTTTGTTTGCTGGATCAAAATAGTTTGTTGCTTTCCTTAACTCTTcgtatttgaaatttaaactgGATTGTGCAATTCTCACAGGGACTCCATCTCCGTAAATATCTGTAGTTCATTATAAATATGGCAGGTCTGAAGAAGAGTGTCAAGTGGAAATTAAGCATGTTTCAAGCTGACATACTGACCTATGAATGATTTGGACCTTTTCTTGttcctaaaaattttcttcttccatGCCAGAAAAACAACAATGAAAACAATAACAAAGGCACCAAGGGAAGAACCCAATAGTATCCAAACAACGTCATTATGCCCTGCACATTTGATGAGAGAGAATTATTagtacaaaaagaaaaaagaatgacTCAAGCAGTACAGAGTAACTGGACAACAATGATTTGGCGTGTGTTGGTCAAATTAAGGTACCGAATGAACTTTTGGAAAAATAAGTCCTGACAAGTGACAACACAAACAGGAATAATTCATGGGTGTCCCCAGTAACAGATTGTAAAAGAACAACACAAAATGGTGTTAATGAGagtactttttcctttcctaACGACCCCAGGAAACTTACAtgtaaaaagaagaagaatcacACAGAGGACAGGAATATTAGTAATACCTATGTGCTTTTAATATAGCTTTGTGAGCTTTTGTTCAGCTCTGTAAGTCTGCATACGAATAGTTTGACAGTTCCATGCAGAAAATGTAGAAAATGCTTAGGTCAAAACTGATCCAAAACCGGTTAGTTTGTTGCCGGTTTTGATAACTGATATAACTGGTTTTGAAAACTGACAACCCTCCGTTAATAAATTCTACAGGGCAAAGAAAATTGTATTCATATTTGGGCACTCCCATAGTAGAGTATTCAGTCAAAAAAGTAAAGCTTGTGGATACTTTGCTCCTGCACTTTAGTCAAGCATTTCCTTTTACTATTGTTTTAGGTGGTGTTTTTTTCtcctgatgatgaagatgaagatgaagattaagttttttacacaaaacgaggtggtatttatgtatgattgattgagttttaattattataaacttgaaaaatatattaatatgatattttagagcatataaagttttcacacgaaacacaccgtttagcagtttgaaaagcatgccacaataatcttaatcttcatccaactcttgttggagaaaaaaaCGGGACCTTAGCATGAATGCATATGATAAACCGCTGGAAAATGTCAAGATTGGGTGGCATCGAATTACAATTGAATTTAAGAACGCTGCAAAGTGGCAACCGAAAAGTCAATTATGCCGTCTGAATCTCAGCTTTTTCGAAGACTTTAACTACTAGTAGAACGCTTGAAACAGTAGTGACCTTCCGAAATTGAGAGAGAGAAATCGAATCGAATTTGCATTTACTTGATGATCCTGATCCGGCAGTGGAGTTGAGATTCCAGAAGAGGCGCGTGGAGTAGCGGAGGTAGCAGCCGGTGTAGagcgcgcggccctccgcggcggcgggcgcgcaccgcgccgcggcggccgcggcagcgCGGAGGCACTGGCCGCAGGCGGTGGCGTTGAGGCTCCCCCAGCACTGCGCGAGCGCGAAcgccgtggcgccgccggcggacgCCGACCCCACCGCGTACCCGTCGCCACCCCCCGGcaccgcggcggaggcggcgacgcccgTGACGTTGGCGAGCGCGGCGCGCACCGCGTCGGCGAACCCGCGCGGGTTGGCGCCGGTGTAGTTgcctccgcccgcgccgccgccgccgacgacgccgcagGTGACGGCGTCGTCGGGGCCGAGGGTTTCGGAGAAGAAGGAGTAGTTGGCGTAGCGGCCGAAGCAGCCGTCGAGGtagaggcggccgccggcgctcgGGTAGCACTTGGGGAGGAGGGACCTGACCtcggcgaagcagagcttgcaGTCGACGGGGGAGAGGTCGCGGTAGCACTGGCCGAGGCCGAAGACGGCGTTGGGGTTGAGCCCCGCCGTGGTGCCGACGGCGGAGGTGCCGAAGCCGTTGGCGCTGACGTTGCTATTGAGGTCGTCCATGGCGGGCACGAAGTTGTCCGCCAGCGCGGGCCCCGACACCGCCCCGCCAGGCGCGCACTcctgcctcgccaccgccgtcctcgggtcccccgccgccccgccgcacAGGCACAgcagcgcgaggaggaggaggagaagcagcgCGGCCATGGTTCGCAGCGGGGCACGCGTGGAAGGTGTTCGTCCGGGGATGCGTTGCACGTTGGATGATATAGTTGGGGTTTGGTCACCTCACTGGAGACGTCTCTGCGGACTAGTAGTTCGGAGAGAGTGCAAGATGGAGACGGCGGTGGCGTGCGCGCGtgggcgtggcgcggcggcggcggcggcggcgcggggccaATAAATGAGCGGGCGGCGACGATAGTAACGGGTGAGGGATAGGGTGGCTATATATACGCAAGATAGATGTAGAGCCGCCTGCGTGCGTGCgagcgagggaggcgacggcggagtaCGTAGGTACGGCGTATCTGCGATGCTGCAGCGCGTGGTGGAATGCTGACACCGGTCCGTCATCAACGACCAATTGGACCAAAAATTATCATCGTCTTGCGTTGAACAActactactacagtactactaGCTAATCCGTAAGTGATTTGAGATGCACTGACAGTGGTAGGGCCGTGTGGTTTTAATCACCAGGTCCCGTTTAATTATATTTTCtccattaaaataaaatatttggaGGCACGTCTCTTCCAATAAAACTCATTTTTTATCTCACGTTTTCTTctttaaaataaaatgttttgtATCCCACATTTTCTTCTTAAAAATACTACTCACTCCAaatatctcttttttttaatccgtAAGGCTATGTTCG encodes the following:
- the LOC4326185 gene encoding cysteine-rich receptor-like protein kinase 2; the protein is MAALLLLLLLALLCLCGGAAGDPRTAVARQECAPGGAVSGPALADNFVPAMDDLNSNVSANGFGTSAVGTTAGLNPNAVFGLGQCYRDLSPVDCKLCFAEVRSLLPKCYPSAGGRLYLDGCFGRYANYSFFSETLGPDDAVTCGVVGGGGAGGGNYTGANPRGFADAVRAALANVTGVAASAAVPGGGDGYAVGSASAGGATAFALAQCWGSLNATACGQCLRAAAAAAARCAPAAAEGRALYTGCYLRYSTRLFWNLNSTAGSGSSRHNDVVWILLGSSLGAFVIVFIVVFLAWKKKIFRNKKRSKSFIDIYGDGVPVRIAQSSLNFKYEELRKATNYFDPANKLGQGSYGAVFKAILLDGKQVAVKRLFLNTREWVDQFFNEVELISQVRHKNLVKLLGCSVNGPESLLVYEYYFNKSLDLFLFDASRSRNLTWNLRVDIIQGIAEGLSYLHEESETRIIHRDIKASNILLDDKFKPKITDFGLARAFGEDRTHLTTGVAGTLGYMAPEYLAHGHLTEKADVYSYGILVLELVTGQRCSGSIGSHGGHFLLTKVWNHYKNKAVEMIADRSIYEDTIRDEVMHVVQIGLSCTQANAGDRPTMTKVVELLRSHRHDVEIILSDPPFLDVEAFEDIKQGEQSRLLSARSAHSVSGSSRSYLSGR